The following proteins are co-located in the Alcaligenes faecalis genome:
- a CDS encoding S9 family peptidase, producing MLLSLLLSLGAHTLIPDNVASNTPPLYDIRDFFQNPKRSGFRISDQGSMLGFMEPVKIDGHPARQNIFVQELRGSEPVGEPRRVTAEHQRDIAEYFWKGDETVIYAKDVNGDENYHVLAVNVITGKVTDLTPLEGVRAGVQDDLPDDPEHILVSHNGRNPEVFDVYKVNVLTGESTLAAENPGDVLGWSTDHQGRVRLAISISGVDSELRYRDSESEPFRSILQTDFRTEVSPLFFHADNQRFYALSNRGRDTLALVLIDPAKPDDEERIYELPHHDLMGAGYSRLRQVLTSVDYYTDKPGQYFFDEHSEKIHAAIARQLPGYEISVQSITRDEKKMIVASYSDRNPGSRYLYDVDSNSLYKLAVINSALPESDMAVMQPIEFTARDGMKIHGYLSLPLGVPSRNLPVVINPHGGPWARDYWGFNPEVQFLANRGYAVLQINFRSSTGYGRKFWEAGFKQWGLSMQDDITDGVQWLIDQKIADPKRIAIYGASYGGYATLAGIVKTPDLYAAAVDYVGVSNLLTFMNTIPPYWKPLLVKMHAMVGDPEKDKELLEANSPVLHADKIRTPLFIAQGAHDPRVNKAESDQMVDALKARGVDVEYMVKDNEGHGFHNDENKFEFYERMERFLARHLQP from the coding sequence ATGCTCTTGTCCCTCTTGCTCTCTTTGGGCGCCCATACCCTGATACCGGATAACGTCGCTAGCAACACTCCCCCACTGTACGACATACGGGACTTCTTCCAGAATCCCAAGCGCAGCGGGTTCCGAATTTCGGATCAGGGGAGCATGCTCGGCTTTATGGAACCCGTCAAAATCGACGGTCACCCCGCTCGGCAAAATATCTTTGTGCAAGAGTTAAGAGGCAGTGAGCCGGTCGGTGAGCCTCGTCGTGTCACCGCCGAACACCAACGGGATATTGCCGAGTACTTCTGGAAAGGCGACGAGACCGTTATTTACGCCAAGGACGTCAATGGAGACGAGAACTATCACGTTCTGGCTGTAAATGTGATCACGGGCAAAGTCACGGACCTGACACCGCTGGAAGGGGTGCGCGCCGGTGTACAGGACGATTTGCCGGACGACCCGGAGCATATCCTGGTGTCGCACAATGGCCGTAACCCGGAAGTGTTTGATGTCTACAAGGTGAATGTCCTGACCGGCGAAAGCACCCTGGCTGCCGAGAACCCCGGCGATGTGCTGGGCTGGAGCACGGACCATCAAGGACGTGTGCGTCTGGCGATTTCGATCTCCGGCGTAGATTCCGAACTGCGTTACCGTGACAGCGAATCCGAGCCTTTCCGCAGCATTTTGCAAACGGACTTCCGTACCGAAGTCAGTCCCCTCTTCTTTCACGCAGATAACCAGCGTTTTTACGCGCTGAGCAATCGTGGCCGTGACACTTTGGCTTTGGTTCTGATTGATCCAGCTAAACCTGATGACGAAGAAAGAATCTACGAATTACCCCATCATGATTTGATGGGCGCTGGCTATTCCCGCCTGCGCCAGGTGCTGACCTCGGTGGATTACTACACCGACAAACCTGGCCAGTATTTCTTTGACGAGCATAGCGAGAAGATCCACGCGGCCATTGCGCGCCAACTGCCTGGCTACGAGATCAGCGTCCAGTCCATCACCCGTGATGAAAAGAAAATGATTGTGGCCAGCTACAGCGACCGCAATCCAGGCTCACGCTATCTTTACGATGTGGACAGCAACAGCCTGTACAAGCTGGCTGTCATCAACAGTGCCTTGCCAGAGAGTGATATGGCGGTCATGCAGCCCATTGAGTTTACGGCGCGTGACGGCATGAAGATCCACGGCTACTTGAGCTTGCCGTTGGGTGTGCCCAGCCGGAATCTGCCTGTGGTGATCAACCCGCACGGTGGCCCCTGGGCGCGCGACTATTGGGGCTTTAACCCCGAGGTACAGTTCCTGGCCAACCGTGGCTACGCCGTCTTGCAGATCAACTTCCGTAGTTCGACCGGTTATGGTCGTAAATTCTGGGAAGCGGGCTTCAAGCAATGGGGTCTGAGCATGCAGGACGACATTACTGATGGAGTTCAGTGGCTGATCGATCAAAAGATTGCCGACCCCAAGCGCATTGCCATTTACGGTGCCAGCTACGGGGGTTACGCGACCTTGGCCGGTATCGTCAAAACCCCGGACTTGTACGCGGCTGCGGTCGATTATGTGGGGGTGTCCAATTTGCTGACTTTCATGAACACGATTCCCCCGTACTGGAAACCCCTGCTGGTGAAAATGCATGCCATGGTGGGCGATCCGGAGAAGGACAAGGAGTTGCTGGAAGCCAACTCCCCCGTTTTGCATGCCGACAAGATTCGCACCCCGCTCTTTATTGCCCAGGGCGCACATGACCCACGGGTGAACAAGGCGGAAAGTGATCAGATGGTCGATGCCTTGAAGGCGCGTGGTGTGGATGTGGAGTACATGGTCAAGGATAACGAAGGCCACGGTTTCCACAACGACGAGAACAAGTTCGAGTTTTACGAGCGCATGGAACGCTTTCTGGCGCGACATTTGCAGCCTTGA
- a CDS encoding D-2-hydroxyacid dehydrogenase produces the protein MTSLTRIVFLDRETLSDSVELPQVPFKHELYVYGRTTSDQVAERIADADIVISNKVALRREHLLAAPNLKMIALAATGSDNIDLDAARERQIVVSNIRDYAVRSVPEHVFALIFALRRNICAYRQSVKEGRWQQAQQFCYFDYPIRDLAGSTLGLIGSGSLGQATASMGRALGMKVIFAQRRGQTLVSNADDRVPFEQVLEQADILSLHCPLTAETQNMLGMAEFERMAPRRPLLINTARGGLIDNQALEHALRQGWLGGAGIDVCTPEPPPADHILMRLLDLPNYILTPHIGWASQEAMQTLANQLIDNIVAFHRGQARHTL, from the coding sequence ATGACTTCTTTGACTCGTATCGTTTTTCTGGACAGGGAAACGCTTTCAGACAGCGTCGAGCTGCCACAGGTTCCCTTTAAACATGAACTGTACGTTTACGGGCGTACCACTTCCGATCAAGTAGCCGAACGTATTGCTGATGCTGATATTGTCATCAGCAATAAAGTGGCGCTGCGACGCGAGCATTTGCTGGCCGCACCCAATTTGAAAATGATCGCACTGGCCGCCACGGGTAGCGACAATATTGATCTGGATGCCGCCCGCGAACGCCAGATTGTGGTCAGCAACATCCGCGACTATGCCGTACGTAGTGTTCCGGAGCACGTTTTTGCGCTGATCTTTGCCTTGCGTCGCAATATCTGCGCGTACCGCCAGTCCGTCAAGGAAGGCCGCTGGCAACAAGCCCAGCAGTTCTGTTATTTCGACTATCCCATCCGTGACTTAGCGGGCTCCACCTTGGGGCTGATTGGCTCGGGCTCTCTGGGGCAAGCCACTGCCAGTATGGGTCGAGCCTTGGGCATGAAGGTCATCTTTGCTCAGCGCCGTGGTCAGACCCTCGTCAGCAATGCGGACGACCGCGTGCCTTTCGAGCAGGTTCTGGAACAGGCGGATATCCTCTCCTTGCATTGCCCGCTGACTGCAGAAACACAGAACATGCTGGGCATGGCCGAGTTCGAGCGCATGGCCCCACGCCGTCCCTTGCTGATCAATACCGCCCGTGGCGGGCTGATCGACAATCAGGCGCTGGAGCACGCCTTGCGGCAAGGCTGGCTGGGTGGCGCAGGTATTGATGTGTGCACGCCCGAACCGCCGCCTGCTGACCATATCCTGATGCGCTTGTTAGACTTACCCAATTACATTTTGACGCCACACATAGGCTGGGCCAGTCAGGAGGCCATGCAGACACTGGCAAACCAGTTGATCGACAACATTGTGGCTTTCCACCGTGGCCAAGCACGCCATACGCTGTAG
- a CDS encoding SDR family oxidoreductase: MTDLRSYQANFSLAGRCALVTGSSAGLGLEIARAYAAHGAHVILHGRDARKLQPLADELKAGGVQIDTWEHDLADLGSLPGSYQALCQRVGTPDILVNNVGVRLRSRLQDADWDDIEQLLQIDLLATLKLSKYAAQAMLKIQARQGRIVTLTSIAGPLARPGDAIYPVAKQGLAGMVRALAVEFGGQGITSNGIAPGTFATESNAALAQDPVKGPLVVGRNPLGRWANPDEIRAAAVFLASPAASYVNGHIVVVDGGFSITF, from the coding sequence ATGACTGATTTACGCTCCTACCAAGCCAATTTCTCCCTCGCCGGTCGTTGCGCGCTGGTAACCGGCTCGTCCGCCGGTCTGGGCCTGGAAATCGCCCGTGCCTACGCCGCCCATGGCGCCCATGTGATTTTGCATGGCCGTGACGCCCGCAAACTCCAGCCTCTAGCCGACGAGCTTAAAGCAGGCGGAGTCCAGATCGATACCTGGGAGCACGATCTGGCCGATCTGGGCTCCTTGCCCGGCTCCTATCAAGCCCTGTGCCAGCGCGTCGGCACGCCCGATATTCTGGTGAACAATGTCGGTGTGCGACTACGCAGCCGCTTGCAGGATGCCGATTGGGACGATATTGAACAATTACTGCAGATTGACCTGCTAGCCACATTGAAACTGTCCAAATACGCCGCCCAGGCCATGCTCAAAATCCAGGCCCGGCAAGGCCGTATTGTGACCTTGACCTCCATTGCAGGCCCATTGGCTCGCCCAGGCGACGCTATTTACCCCGTTGCCAAGCAGGGTCTGGCCGGCATGGTGCGAGCACTGGCCGTAGAATTTGGCGGGCAGGGCATTACCAGCAACGGCATCGCCCCCGGCACCTTTGCCACGGAAAGCAATGCAGCTTTGGCACAGGATCCGGTCAAGGGGCCTTTGGTCGTTGGCCGTAATCCCTTGGGGCGTTGGGCCAATCCGGATGAAATCCGCGCCGCTGCTGTGTTCCTGGCTTCTCCGGCTGCTTCCTATGTCAATGGCCATATTGTGGTTGTAGACGGCGGATTCTCTATTACCTTCTGA
- a CDS encoding glyceraldehyde 3-phosphate dehydrogenase NAD-binding domain-containing protein: protein MPLPRPIRIAINGYGRIGRCLLRAIYESPRAQEFDVVVINEPATIATMAYLTRFDSTHGVFPAQVEHNEHELIVGGKAIRVLHETDPKAIDWAALNLDMLIECSGAFGRRTELQQFLNAGCPRVLVSNPGNSAQDVDFTAVLGINHEQLQGDERIVSNASCTTNAIIPVLAELDRTFGIRHAFLSTLHSVMNDQPMIDGYHSSDLARTRSALQSMIPVSTGLATGVERLLPQLKGKVQAKSIRVPILNVSAIDLMVNLERDTSRDEINQLFQKAAQQWPGILDYSDQAHASIDFNHNPHSAVVDGSQTRTNGDGLVNMLVWFDNEWGFSNRMLDIACVWAARFLRQP, encoded by the coding sequence ATGCCGCTACCTCGTCCCATCCGCATCGCGATCAATGGTTATGGCCGCATTGGCCGATGCCTGCTGCGCGCCATCTACGAATCTCCTCGAGCCCAAGAGTTTGATGTCGTCGTCATCAACGAGCCCGCTACGATTGCCACCATGGCTTATCTGACGCGCTTTGATTCGACTCATGGCGTGTTTCCGGCCCAGGTAGAGCACAATGAGCACGAACTGATTGTGGGCGGCAAAGCCATTCGGGTGCTGCATGAAACCGACCCCAAGGCCATAGACTGGGCGGCACTGAATCTGGATATGCTGATCGAATGCAGTGGTGCCTTTGGTCGCCGCACCGAGCTGCAGCAGTTTCTGAACGCCGGTTGCCCGCGTGTTCTGGTGTCCAACCCCGGCAATAGTGCTCAAGATGTCGATTTCACCGCTGTGTTGGGCATCAATCATGAGCAACTGCAGGGGGACGAGCGGATTGTCTCCAACGCCTCTTGCACCACCAATGCCATCATCCCGGTTCTGGCAGAGCTGGATAGAACCTTTGGCATACGCCATGCTTTTTTAAGCACGCTGCACTCGGTCATGAACGATCAGCCCATGATCGACGGCTACCACAGCAGCGATCTGGCCCGTACCCGTTCCGCCTTGCAATCCATGATTCCGGTTTCTACCGGGTTGGCTACCGGCGTAGAGCGCCTTTTGCCGCAACTTAAAGGCAAGGTTCAGGCCAAATCCATACGTGTGCCCATCTTGAACGTGTCGGCCATTGATTTGATGGTCAATCTGGAGCGTGACACCAGCCGGGATGAAATCAACCAGCTATTCCAGAAAGCAGCACAGCAATGGCCTGGTATTCTTGACTACTCCGATCAGGCCCATGCTTCGATCGACTTCAATCACAATCCACACTCTGCTGTAGTGGACGGCTCGCAAACCCGAACCAATGGGGACGGGCTGGTCAATATGCTGGTCTGGTTTGATAACGAATGGGGGTTTTCCAACCGCATGCTCGATATTGCCTGTGTGTGGGCTGCGCGCTTTTTGCGCCAGCCGTGA
- the fumC gene encoding class II fumarate hydratase, which yields MSTTRIEQDSMGTIEVPANHYWGAQTQRSIQNFPIGRDRFQWGRSMIESLGILKKSTALANQELGELPGDLAQLIVKAADEVIAGQWDTEFPLVVFQTGSGTQSNMNVNEVISNRAIELAGGEKGSKKPVHPNDHVNRGQSSNDTFPTAMYIAVGLECQRRLRKDVGQLRDTLAAKAKQFNSIVKTGRTHLQDATPITLGQEIGAWVAQIDFGLQTVDKALDGIYQLAIGGTAVGTGLNAHPQFGERTAAHIAKITGLPFQAAENKFFALSAHDALVNLSAALRTLAGALMKMANDVRWLASGPRCGIGELQIPENEPGSSIMPGKVNPTQCEALTMVAVQVYGNDAAVGFAGSQGNFQLNVYKPVMVHNVLESIALISDACLAFDEHCAQGLEPVMGKIQHNLDQNLMLVTALNRHIGYDKAAYIAKTAHKEGLTLRESALKSGYLTNEQYDQWIVPLDMTHPG from the coding sequence ATGAGTACGACACGTATTGAACAGGATTCCATGGGAACCATTGAGGTTCCGGCCAACCACTATTGGGGCGCGCAGACACAGCGCTCGATCCAGAACTTTCCGATTGGCCGTGACCGCTTTCAGTGGGGCCGCAGCATGATCGAGTCGCTGGGTATTCTGAAAAAATCTACGGCCCTGGCCAATCAGGAACTGGGCGAGTTGCCCGGCGATCTGGCCCAACTGATTGTCAAAGCGGCTGATGAAGTGATTGCAGGCCAGTGGGACACCGAGTTTCCGCTGGTCGTGTTCCAGACGGGTTCCGGCACACAAAGCAATATGAACGTGAACGAGGTGATCTCCAACCGCGCCATTGAGCTGGCCGGTGGCGAGAAGGGCAGCAAAAAGCCCGTCCACCCGAATGACCATGTGAACCGCGGCCAATCCTCCAACGATACGTTCCCCACCGCCATGTACATCGCGGTGGGTCTGGAATGTCAGCGCCGCCTGCGCAAAGACGTAGGCCAATTGCGCGACACCCTGGCGGCCAAAGCCAAGCAATTCAACAGCATTGTGAAAACTGGCCGCACCCACTTGCAAGATGCCACCCCTATCACGCTGGGCCAGGAAATCGGAGCCTGGGTCGCCCAGATTGATTTCGGCCTGCAAACCGTGGACAAGGCGCTGGACGGTATTTATCAGTTGGCGATTGGCGGCACGGCGGTAGGTACGGGCCTGAACGCCCACCCTCAGTTTGGCGAGCGCACAGCGGCCCATATTGCCAAGATCACAGGCTTGCCTTTTCAGGCCGCCGAAAACAAATTCTTCGCACTGTCGGCTCACGATGCGCTGGTCAACCTGTCTGCTGCCCTGCGTACTCTGGCCGGTGCCTTGATGAAGATGGCCAACGACGTACGCTGGCTGGCCAGCGGTCCTCGCTGCGGGATTGGCGAACTGCAAATCCCTGAAAACGAGCCTGGTTCCTCCATCATGCCCGGCAAGGTCAACCCGACTCAATGCGAAGCCCTGACGATGGTGGCCGTGCAGGTCTACGGTAACGACGCCGCGGTGGGCTTTGCCGGCAGCCAAGGTAATTTCCAGCTTAACGTCTACAAGCCTGTGATGGTGCATAACGTGCTGGAGAGCATTGCCTTGATCAGTGACGCTTGCCTGGCCTTTGACGAGCATTGCGCCCAAGGTCTGGAGCCTGTCATGGGCAAAATTCAACACAATCTGGATCAGAACCTGATGTTGGTCACTGCCTTGAACCGCCACATCGGTTACGACAAGGCCGCCTACATTGCCAAGACCGCCCATAAAGAGGGCCTGACCCTGCGTGAATCTGCACTGAAATCAGGCTACCTGACTAACGAGCAGTACGATCAGTGGATTGTGCCACTGGATATGACCCACCCTGGCTAA
- a CDS encoding PQQ-dependent sugar dehydrogenase has translation MRIKKTYRFSSAFVATVLGLAMAFVAVSAQAQSEPVPAIRGPAVSVETLVSGLEHPWAMAFLPKNAGILITERPGRLRVWTKENGLSEPIAGVPNVHAQSQGGLLDVALAPDFFRSRRIYLAYAERRDKQHSATTVGYGVLSSDLKRIDAFRPIFRQEPALSTGQHYGVRMAFDPGGRDLYIALGENNQPATAQQLDHLQGKVVRIRPDGMVPRDNPFRSLRGARAEIWSYGHRNPQGMAWNPWTNELWVAEHGPQGGDELNRIQSGANYGWPLRTEGQGYDGKPIPNASSTPLEGLIDPIHYWSVSPAISGMAFYKDERVPDWQYSLFVGALKGQALIRLQFDEEGHIVGEERLLQDLKQRVRDVRVGPDGDIYVLTDESDGQLLRIQPRS, from the coding sequence ATGCGTATAAAGAAAACCTACCGTTTTTCCTCTGCATTTGTAGCCACCGTGCTGGGTTTGGCTATGGCCTTTGTGGCGGTATCGGCCCAGGCACAATCTGAACCTGTTCCTGCTATCCGTGGACCGGCCGTCTCGGTCGAGACCCTGGTCAGTGGGCTGGAACACCCTTGGGCCATGGCTTTTTTGCCCAAGAATGCTGGTATTCTGATTACCGAACGTCCAGGCCGCCTGCGTGTCTGGACGAAAGAAAACGGCTTGTCCGAACCGATTGCCGGTGTGCCTAACGTCCACGCGCAATCCCAGGGGGGGTTGCTGGATGTGGCTCTGGCCCCGGATTTTTTCCGTAGCCGCCGGATTTATCTGGCTTATGCAGAACGGCGTGACAAGCAACACTCCGCCACCACCGTGGGCTATGGTGTGCTGTCTTCAGACCTGAAACGTATCGACGCCTTCCGCCCGATTTTCCGCCAGGAACCGGCCTTGTCCACCGGGCAGCACTATGGCGTGCGCATGGCTTTTGATCCGGGTGGACGAGATCTGTACATCGCCTTGGGCGAAAACAATCAACCGGCCACCGCCCAGCAACTCGATCACCTGCAAGGGAAAGTCGTACGTATCCGCCCAGATGGCATGGTCCCACGCGACAACCCCTTTCGCAGTCTACGCGGTGCCAGGGCGGAAATCTGGAGCTACGGCCACCGCAACCCGCAGGGCATGGCCTGGAATCCTTGGACGAATGAGCTGTGGGTGGCTGAACATGGTCCGCAAGGCGGCGATGAGCTGAACCGAATTCAATCAGGTGCCAATTATGGCTGGCCCTTGCGTACCGAGGGGCAAGGCTATGACGGCAAACCCATTCCCAACGCCAGTTCCACACCTCTTGAGGGTCTGATCGACCCCATCCACTACTGGTCAGTCTCACCCGCGATCAGCGGCATGGCTTTCTATAAGGACGAACGTGTCCCGGACTGGCAGTACAGCTTGTTTGTAGGAGCCTTGAAAGGACAAGCCTTGATTCGTCTGCAATTTGACGAAGAAGGCCATATTGTTGGAGAAGAACGCTTGCTGCAAGACTTGAAGCAACGCGTCCGGGACGTGCGCGTCGGGCCGGATGGTGACATTTATGTGCTGACCGACGAAAGCGACGGCCAATTGCTACGCATTCAGCCCAGGTCTTGA
- a CDS encoding universal stress protein produces MLNVLVPVDGSDASTRALKTAVDILTGKPEATLHVLAVPTPIVSGNVKRFFSEDVLQAYYQDEGSNALLPARSVLAGSPLKVKESIIAGNAAQTIKEYVEANQIDHIVMGTRGLSALPGLVLGSVTTKVLSLVHVPVTLIK; encoded by the coding sequence ATGCTTAATGTTCTCGTTCCTGTCGATGGCTCTGATGCTTCCACGCGCGCTTTGAAAACAGCGGTTGACATCCTAACGGGCAAACCAGAAGCCACTTTGCACGTGCTGGCTGTTCCTACACCAATCGTGTCGGGTAACGTCAAACGCTTTTTCTCGGAAGATGTGTTGCAGGCGTACTATCAGGATGAAGGCAGCAATGCGCTTTTGCCCGCGCGTTCCGTATTGGCAGGCTCACCCTTGAAAGTCAAGGAGAGCATTATTGCCGGTAATGCCGCGCAAACGATCAAAGAGTATGTGGAAGCAAACCAGATCGATCACATTGTGATGGGTACTCGCGGTTTGAGCGCCCTGCCCGGCCTGGTGCTGGGTTCGGTTACAACCAAGGTACTGAGCCTGGTGCATGTGCCCGTCACCTTGATCAAGTAA